The window ATCGCCCTGACCGTGGGGGTCACGATCAGCGCACCGAGCGTCCGTGAGTTGGGGACTGCCGACCAGACGGCTTTCGTGCCGGCATCTGCTCCCTCGAGCCAGGCGGATGCCCTGATGCGGTCGGCGTTTCCCGACGACCCCTCACGTGATCCGGCGGTGATCGTGGTGGCACGACCCGGCGGTCTTCAGCCGGGCGATCACGCCTACATACGGTCGATCGTCGACCTCCTCCGCTCACCCGCCGCGGAGCCGCACGTCAAGGCCGTGCAGAGCACGGCCACCAGTCCAGAGCTGGCCCCGGTGCTGCGCGCCCCGGACGGCGCGGCAGAGTTGGTGATCGTCAGCTTGAAGGCGCAGTTCGCTAGCGCCTCAGCCGAGCGGGCGGTCGATTTCCTCCGTGACCATCTTTCCTCCACCATGCCCCCTGGCTTGCAAATTGAGGTCACCGGGCTGGCCGCACTCGCGGCCGACCAGGCGTCAGCAACGCTCGAGGCATTCGATAAGACGGCGGTGGCCACCGTCTTACTCGTGCTGCTCATCCTGATGCTGGTATACCGGTCGCTGCTCGCACCGTTGATCTCGCTGATCACCATCGGTTGCGCGTTCCTGGTTGCCCGCGGTCTGGCCGGCTATCTGGCCGATGCTGGTCTGGAGGTGGCCAGCCTCGCCGAGACGTTCATGATCGTGATGGCGTTCGGCGCCGGCACCGACTACGTCATGTTCGTGTTGTCGAGATACCGCGAAACCCTCAGCACTGAGGAGCACGCCGAGCGCAACGACCCGGCGCGGTTGGCCACGGCGACGGCGGCGGTGTCGCCCACTATCGTCGCCTCGGGCGCGACGGTCACTTTAGGATTCTTCGCCTTCGCCGCCGCGGAGCTAGGTCTGCTCCGATCTTTCGGACCGGTGCTCGGCGTAGCGATCGCTGTCACCGTTCTTGCCTCATTGACGTTGACCCCGGCCCTCATGCGCCTGGCGGGCCGTGCTTTGTTCTGGCCGGTCCGGCCGGCGGCGGGTCGAACGCACCAAGCGGACGAGCGCTGGGGGCNNNNNNNNNNNNNNNNNNNNNNNNNNNNNNNNNNNNNNNNNNNNNNNNNNNNNNNNNNNNNNNNNNNNNNNNNNNNNNNNNNNNNNNNNNNNNNNNNNNNCTGACGACCGAGTCACTGCAGGAGTTCACCGGGGGGACCACCGACCCACGCGCGCTCGGCATCGACCCCAATCGCACGGACGTCGGCCCGTTGCTCGCGGCCCTCTCCTCACCGGGCGGCCTCCGTATCACCGCGGACCTTCTCCGCGACTATCCGGGGCTGGGCAAGCGGCTCAGCTACTTCCTCGGTGACCAGGGCCGAACAACCCGGGTGGTGGTCGCTTTCGACTCCTCCCCCTATGCCGCCTCGGTTCTGAGTACGACTCGGGAGATGGACTCGGTCGCGGCGACCGCCCTCGCGGAGAGCGATCTCGGCGGCGCCCGCGTAGCTGTCGGCGGACCCAGCGCCTACTTCAGCGACATTCAAACCCTCGCCAACGCTGACGTGCGCACCGTGGGGGCCTTGGTCCTCGGAATCATCCTGGCCGTCCTCGCAGCGCTGGTCCGTTCCGTGATCGCCCCGCTGTACCTGCTCGCGAGTGCAGCGCTGTCCATGCTGGCCGCGCTCGGGATCACGACCCTGGTCTTCCAAGGAATCCTCGGGCACGCGGGCGTGGCGTTTTACCTGCCGATCTTCCTTTTCGTGATGCTGATCGCGCTCGGCTCGGACTACAACATCTTCATTGTCGGTCGGATCCGCGAAGAACTCGATGCCGGCCATACCGTCCGTGAGGCCACGGTCAAGGCGCTCGTCAGCACCGGGCCCACGATCACCGCGGCCGGTTTCGTCCTAGCCGGAACCTTCGCCGCACTGCTCATCACGCCGCTGCCGAGCATCCGCCAAATTGGATTCGGGGTCGCCGTCGGCATCCTCATCGACACCTTCGTGGTCCGCACGCTGGTGGTGCCCGCCGCTACCATTCTGCTCGGTCGGTATGCGTTCTGGCCGTCCACGGGACGCGCCCCCGCTGCGCGGCCACGCATAGCCGTCGCCAGCGCCGTGGCGAGCTTCCTTGCCCTCGCCGTTGCCCTCCCGGGACTGGCGTTTGCGGCGCGAGACCGTTTGGCGATCGTGGAGGTCCCCGCCCAGGCAACTGCGCCAGCCAATGCCGCAAGCGCCACGGTGGCCGCGCCTACCGCTCCCCCTGCGAAGACGAGCCAACCGGCGGCACCGGCACCCGTGGCCGAGGCGGAACCCTCGCCGTCGCTCTCGCCCCGGAACGCGAGAACTCAGCAGCCTAAGCGGTCCAAGAAAGCTTCGACCCCTCCCATGGCACCGCCCATGACCCCAGCATCTGATGCCCTTTCAGTCGCAGCGCCCACCGAGGGGCGCTGGACCTATCAGGTGAAGGGCACTCGCACCGTGGGCGCGGCCGGAA of the Sporichthya polymorpha DSM 43042 genome contains:
- a CDS encoding MMPL family transporter, translating into MLWIALTVGVTISAPSVRELGTADQTAFVPASAPSSQADALMRSAFPDDPSRDPAVIVVARPGGLQPGDHAYIRSIVDLLRSPAAEPHVKAVQSTATSPELAPVLRAPDGAAELVIVSLKAQFASASAERAVDFLRDHLSSTMPPGLQIEVTGLAALAADQASATLEAFDKTAVATVLLVLLILMLVYRSLLAPLISLITIGCAFLVARGLAGYLADAGLEVASLAETFMIVMAFGAGTDYVMFVLSRYRETLSTEEHAERNDPARLATATAAVSPTIVASGATVTLGFFAFAAAELGLLRSFGPVLGVAIAVTVLASLTLTPALMRLAGRALFWPVRPAAGRTHQADERWG
- a CDS encoding MMPL family transporter: LTTESLQEFTGGTTDPRALGIDPNRTDVGPLLAALSSPGGLRITADLLRDYPGLGKRLSYFLGDQGRTTRVVVAFDSSPYAASVLSTTREMDSVAATALAESDLGGARVAVGGPSAYFSDIQTLANADVRTVGALVLGIILAVLAALVRSVIAPLYLLASAALSMLAALGITTLVFQGILGHAGVAFYLPIFLFVMLIALGSDYNIFIVGRIREELDAGHTVREATVKALVSTGPTITAAGFVLAGTFAALLITPLPSIRQIGFGVAVGILIDTFVVRTLVVPAATILLGRYAFWPSTGRAPAARPRIAVASAVASFLALAVALPGLAFAARDRLAIVEVPAQATAPANAASATVAAPTAPPAKTSQPAAPAPVAEAEPSPSLSPRNARTQQPKRSKKASTPPMAPPMTPASDALSVAAPTEGRWTYQVKGTRTVGAAGTAQPFAEDADSIVTRTGGTATAPEFRVTTKTSFASAEEQRRYHRSSVDALSQRVSALGMAYGGTFDTPQQLVRTPLRVGDSWTSQWRAEDTRGTTTSTVTGTRTVSVAGSRLLCYIIERTTTMKGDLTGTQSQRTCWAPLTGMPAVDEQQVRGTYQGVQFEAEVSMILRATPPNSATQASDPGHTSDHARSQAWPVGGPAALTHTPGARLRLPDGPRVSMHVRGGLHG